In Thunnus maccoyii chromosome 11, fThuMac1.1, whole genome shotgun sequence, one genomic interval encodes:
- the gabpa gene encoding GA-binding protein alpha chain, whose protein sequence is MSKSEPEEMIEIEIDEREKQGCLEEGVEEQTITASDLIQQDIDINEPIGNLKKLLEPRIQLSLDAYEICLQDIQLHPDHSLFDQGVKTDGTVQLSMQIITKPGEEKLNILEIVKPVETVEVVIDPDAAGEEATLVEEGQLIAVERSALSDETSEQVTRWAAALEGYRKEQVRLGIPYDPVLWSADQVIHWAVWVMKEFNIDEMEIGSIHIPGRDLCSFSQEEFLQKVPNGEILWSHLELLRKYVLASQDQSGGDATVTIDQPVQIIPAQVSTPTAIKVLKQNRGPRTPRISGEERSSPGNRTGNNGQIQLWQFLLELLTDKDSRDCISWVGEEGEFKLNQPELVAQKWGQRKNKPTMNYEKLSRALRYYYDGDMISKVQGKRFVYKFVCDLRTLIGYSAAELNNLVTECEQKKLARMQMHGIAQPITTVTLATTTLDKDS, encoded by the exons ATGTCTAAAAGTGAACCAGAGGAGATGATAGAGATCGAGATCGATGAACGGGAGAAACAGGGATGCCTGGAGGAAGG TGTTGAGGAGCAGACCATCACTGCATCTGATCTGATCCAGCAAGACATTGACATCAACGAGCCAATCGGCAATTTGAAGAAGCTTTTGGAGCCTCGTATCCAACTGTCACTGGATGCATATGAGATCTGCTTGCAGGATATTCAG TTGCACCCTGATCACAGCCTCTTCGATCAGGGAGTAAAGACAGATGGAACAGTGCAGCTCAGCATGCAGATTATAACCAAACCAG GTGAGGAGAAGTTGAACATTTTGGAAATCGTGAAGCCGGTAGAGACAGTAGAGGTGGTGATTGATCCAGACGCAGCCGGAGAGGAGGCCACTCTGGTGGAAGAGGGACAACTCATTGCTGTGGAGAGATCCGCCCTGTCTGACGAGACCTCAGAGCAGGTTACACGCTGGGCTGCAGCACTTGAAGGCTACCGCAAAGAGCAGGTCCGCCTCGGCATACCATACG acCCCGTTCTCTGGTCCGCTGACCAGGTGATCCACTGGGCTGTGTGGGTCATGAAGGAATTTAACATTGATGAGATGGAAATAGGCAGCATTCACATCCCAGGTCGAGACCTCTGCTCTTTCAGCCAGGAAGAGTTCCTTCAGAAAGTGCCCAACGGAGAGATACTCTGGAGTCACCTGGAGCTCCTACGCAAAT atGTGTTGGCAAGCCAGGACCAGTCTGGAGGGGACGCTACTGTCACCATTGATCAAC CTGTGCAGATAATCCCGGCTCAAGTCAGCACACCCACTGCGATCAAGGTATTGAAGCAGAACCGTGGTCCCAGAACGCCCCGTATTTCAGGAGAAGAACGCAGCTCACCTGGCAACCGCACAG GCAACAACGGACAGATCCAGTTGTGGCAGTTCCTGCTGGAGCTGCTGACAGACAAAGATTCAAGGGACTGCATCTCCTGGGTGGGCGAGGAGGGAGAGTTCAAACTCAACCAGCCTGAGCTTGTGGCACAAAAATGGGGCCAACGCAAGAACAAGCCAACGATGAACTACGAGAAACTCAGCAGAGCTCTcag GTATTACTACGATGGAGATATGATCAGCAAAGTGCAGGGCAAGCGGTTTGTCTACAAATTTGTATGCGACCTGAGGACTCTGATTGGCTACAGTGCTGCTGAGCTCAACAACCTGGTGACTGAATGCGAACAGAAGAAACTGGCTCGCATGCAGATGCATGGCATTGCTCAGCCCATCACTACAGTGACCCTGGCCACCACTACACTTGACAAGGACAGTTGA
- the LOC121907218 gene encoding amyloid-beta A4 protein-like isoform X1 has translation MGEHTAFLLLLVATLTLSSEVPADDSVGLLTEPQVAMFCGKLNMHINVQSGKWESDPSGTKSCIGTKEGILQYCQEVYPELQITNVVEANQPVSIQNWCKKGRKQCRSHTHIVVPYRCLVGEFVSDALLVPDKCKFLHQERMDQCESHLHWHTVAKESCGDRSMNLHDYGMLLPCGIDRFRGVEFVCCPPEAERESDSVELDGEESDVWWGGAETEYTDNSMSRQADTEPATTEDDEDEDEEAETFERDENGDGDEDEEDEEDEEDEDDDVTSERDSDERSANIAMTTTTTTTTESVEEVVRAVCWAQAESGPCHAMLERWYFVPDKGSCAPFLFGGCGGNRNNFESEEYCLAVCSSSLPTMAPSPPDAVDRYLESPGDDNEHTDFQKAKESLEAKHREKMSEVMREWEEAERQAKNLPRADKKAVIQHFQEKVEALEQEAAGERQQLVETHMARVEALLNSRRRLALENYLSALQANPPRQSRQVLSLLKKYVRAEQKDRQHTLKHYEHVRTVDPKKAAQIRPQVLTHLRVIDERMNQSLGLLYKVPSVANEIHNQVSVIMQRVQSELSQQVSSLQSDGRVDGRVSYGNDALMPDQAYSSAPMEPGLDGLGFIHPESFNQPNTENHVEPVDARPIPDRGLPTRPVSALKPEEMPEVRMDTEERQSAGYEVHHQKLVFFAEDVGSNKGAIIGLMVGGVVIATVIVITLVMLRKKQYTSIHHGVIEVDAAVTPEERHLAKMQQNGYENPTYKFFEQMQN, from the exons GTGCCTGCTGATGACTCTGTGGGTTTGCTAACTGAGCCCCAGGTGGCCATGTTCTGTGGGAAGCTTAACATGCACATCAACGTGCAGAGTGGCAAATGGGAATCTGACCCCTCTGGCACCAAGAGCTGCATTGGCACCAAGGAGGGCATCCTGCAGTACTGCCAAGAG GTGTATCCAGAGTTGCAGATCACAAATGTCGTGGAGGCCAACCAGCCCGTCAGCATCCAGAACTGGTGCAAGAAAGGCCGCAAGCAATGCCGCAGTCACACACATATTGTGGTGCCATACCGCTGCCTGG TGGGGGAGTTTGTGAGTGATGCCCTGCTAGTTCCTGACAAGTGTAAGTTCCTGCACCAGGAGCGTATGGACCAGTGTGAGAGTCACCTGCACTGGCACACTGTAGCCAAAGAG TCCTGCGGAGACCGCTCCATGAATCTCCATGACTATGGGATGCTGTTACCATGTGGTATTGACCGTTTCCGCGGGGTGGAATTTGTCTGCTGTCCGCCGGAGGCGGAACGAGAGTCAGATAGTGTCGAGCTAGACGGGGAGGAGTCAGACGTCTGGTGGGGCGGAGCTGAGACTGAATACACCGATAACAG CATGTCGCGTCAGGCAGACACAGAGCCCGCCACCACTGAAGATGATGAAGACGAGGACGAAGAGGCAGAGACTTTTGAAAGGGATGAGAATGGAGATGGCGATGAAGacgaggaagacgaggaggacGAGGAAGACGAGGACGACGACGTGACCAGCGAACGGGATAGCGATGAGCGCAGCGCTAACATCGCCATgacaaccaccaccaccaccaccactgaaTCAGTTGAGGAAGTCGTTCGAG CGGTTTGTTGGGCACAAGCTGAGTCAGGCCCGTGTCATGCCATGCTGGAGCGCTGGTACTTCGTGCCTGACAAGGGCAGCTGTGCTCCCTTCTTGTTTGGGGGCTGTGGGGGCAACAGGAATAACTTTGAGTCGGAGGAGTACTGCCTAGCTGTCTGCAGCAGCTCGT TGCCCACCATGGCTCCCAGTCCTCCAGATGCAGTGGATCGGTACCTTGAATCTCCTGGGGATGACAATGAGCACACTGACTTCCAGAAGGCAAAGGAAAGCCTGGAGGCTAAGCACCGTGAAAAGATGTCGGAg GTGATGAGAGAGTGGGAGGAGGCTGAGAGACAGGCCAAGAACCTTCCTCGCGCTGACAAGAAAGCTGTCATCCAG CACTTCCAGGAGAAGGTGGAGGCTCTGGAGCAGGAGGCAGCAGGAGAGAGGCAGCAGCTGGTGGAGACCCACATGGCCCGGGTGGAAGCTCTGCTCAATAGCCGCCGACGCCTGGCTCTGGAAAATTACCTCAGTGCCCTGCAGGCCAACCCTCCacgg CAGTCTCGTCAGGTGTTGAGCCTGCTGAAGAAGTACGTCCGCGCAGAACAGAAGGACAGGCAGCACACGCTGAAACATTATGAGCATGTCCGCACAGTTGATCCCAAGAAGGCCGCACAGATCCGACCTCAG GTTTTGACGCACCTACGTGTGATTGATGAGAGGATGAATCAGTCATTGGGTCTGCTCTACAAAGTGCCCAGTGTGGCTAATGAGATCCACAATCAAGTCt CGGTCATAATGCAGAGAGTTCAGTCTGAGCTGTCTCAGCAAGTCTCCTCCCTGCAGAGCGACGGGCGG GTGGACGGCAGGGTGAGTTACGGTAATGACGCTCTGATGCCTGATCAGGCCTACAGCTCTGCTCCTATGGAGCCCGGCCTTGACGGACTGGGCTTCATCCACCCTGAGAGCTTCAATCAGCCCAACACAGAGAACCACG TTGAACCTGTTGATGCTCGTCCAATTCCGGATAGAGGGCTCCCCACACGACCTG TTTCTGCCCTGAAGCCAGAGGAGATGCCAGAAGTGCGGATGGACACTGAGGAGAGACAAAGTGCTGGTTACGAAGTTCACCATCAAAAACTG gTCTTTTTCGCCGAGGATGTGGGATCCAATAAAGGGGCCATTATCGGGCTTATGGTTGGAGGGGTTGTCATAGCGACCGTCATTGTCATCACCTTGGTGATGCTGAGGAAGAAACAGTATACTTCTATTCATCACGGTGTAATCGAG GTGGACGCAGCAGTGACACCAGAGGAACGTCATCTGGCCAAGATGCAGCAGAACGGTTATGAGAACCCCACCTACAAATTCTTCGAGCAGATGCAGAACTAA
- the LOC121907218 gene encoding amyloid-beta A4 protein-like isoform X3: MGEHTAFLLLLVATLTLSSEVPADDSVGLLTEPQVAMFCGKLNMHINVQSGKWESDPSGTKSCIGTKEGILQYCQEVYPELQITNVVEANQPVSIQNWCKKGRKQCRSHTHIVVPYRCLVGEFVSDALLVPDKCKFLHQERMDQCESHLHWHTVAKESCGDRSMNLHDYGMLLPCGIDRFRGVEFVCCPPEAERESDSVELDGEESDVWWGGAETEYTDNSMSRQADTEPATTEDDEDEDEEAETFERDENGDGDEDEEDEEDEEDEDDDVTSERDSDERSANIAMTTTTTTTTESVEEVVRVPTMAPSPPDAVDRYLESPGDDNEHTDFQKAKESLEAKHREKMSEVMREWEEAERQAKNLPRADKKAVIQHFQEKVEALEQEAAGERQQLVETHMARVEALLNSRRRLALENYLSALQANPPRQSRQVLSLLKKYVRAEQKDRQHTLKHYEHVRTVDPKKAAQIRPQVLTHLRVIDERMNQSLGLLYKVPSVANEIHNQVSVIMQRVQSELSQQVSSLQSDGRVDGRVSYGNDALMPDQAYSSAPMEPGLDGLGFIHPESFNQPNTENHVEPVDARPIPDRGLPTRPVSALKPEEMPEVRMDTEERQSAGYEVHHQKLVFFAEDVGSNKGAIIGLMVGGVVIATVIVITLVMLRKKQYTSIHHGVIEVDAAVTPEERHLAKMQQNGYENPTYKFFEQMQN, encoded by the exons GTGCCTGCTGATGACTCTGTGGGTTTGCTAACTGAGCCCCAGGTGGCCATGTTCTGTGGGAAGCTTAACATGCACATCAACGTGCAGAGTGGCAAATGGGAATCTGACCCCTCTGGCACCAAGAGCTGCATTGGCACCAAGGAGGGCATCCTGCAGTACTGCCAAGAG GTGTATCCAGAGTTGCAGATCACAAATGTCGTGGAGGCCAACCAGCCCGTCAGCATCCAGAACTGGTGCAAGAAAGGCCGCAAGCAATGCCGCAGTCACACACATATTGTGGTGCCATACCGCTGCCTGG TGGGGGAGTTTGTGAGTGATGCCCTGCTAGTTCCTGACAAGTGTAAGTTCCTGCACCAGGAGCGTATGGACCAGTGTGAGAGTCACCTGCACTGGCACACTGTAGCCAAAGAG TCCTGCGGAGACCGCTCCATGAATCTCCATGACTATGGGATGCTGTTACCATGTGGTATTGACCGTTTCCGCGGGGTGGAATTTGTCTGCTGTCCGCCGGAGGCGGAACGAGAGTCAGATAGTGTCGAGCTAGACGGGGAGGAGTCAGACGTCTGGTGGGGCGGAGCTGAGACTGAATACACCGATAACAG CATGTCGCGTCAGGCAGACACAGAGCCCGCCACCACTGAAGATGATGAAGACGAGGACGAAGAGGCAGAGACTTTTGAAAGGGATGAGAATGGAGATGGCGATGAAGacgaggaagacgaggaggacGAGGAAGACGAGGACGACGACGTGACCAGCGAACGGGATAGCGATGAGCGCAGCGCTAACATCGCCATgacaaccaccaccaccaccaccactgaaTCAGTTGAGGAAGTCGTTCGAG TGCCCACCATGGCTCCCAGTCCTCCAGATGCAGTGGATCGGTACCTTGAATCTCCTGGGGATGACAATGAGCACACTGACTTCCAGAAGGCAAAGGAAAGCCTGGAGGCTAAGCACCGTGAAAAGATGTCGGAg GTGATGAGAGAGTGGGAGGAGGCTGAGAGACAGGCCAAGAACCTTCCTCGCGCTGACAAGAAAGCTGTCATCCAG CACTTCCAGGAGAAGGTGGAGGCTCTGGAGCAGGAGGCAGCAGGAGAGAGGCAGCAGCTGGTGGAGACCCACATGGCCCGGGTGGAAGCTCTGCTCAATAGCCGCCGACGCCTGGCTCTGGAAAATTACCTCAGTGCCCTGCAGGCCAACCCTCCacgg CAGTCTCGTCAGGTGTTGAGCCTGCTGAAGAAGTACGTCCGCGCAGAACAGAAGGACAGGCAGCACACGCTGAAACATTATGAGCATGTCCGCACAGTTGATCCCAAGAAGGCCGCACAGATCCGACCTCAG GTTTTGACGCACCTACGTGTGATTGATGAGAGGATGAATCAGTCATTGGGTCTGCTCTACAAAGTGCCCAGTGTGGCTAATGAGATCCACAATCAAGTCt CGGTCATAATGCAGAGAGTTCAGTCTGAGCTGTCTCAGCAAGTCTCCTCCCTGCAGAGCGACGGGCGG GTGGACGGCAGGGTGAGTTACGGTAATGACGCTCTGATGCCTGATCAGGCCTACAGCTCTGCTCCTATGGAGCCCGGCCTTGACGGACTGGGCTTCATCCACCCTGAGAGCTTCAATCAGCCCAACACAGAGAACCACG TTGAACCTGTTGATGCTCGTCCAATTCCGGATAGAGGGCTCCCCACACGACCTG TTTCTGCCCTGAAGCCAGAGGAGATGCCAGAAGTGCGGATGGACACTGAGGAGAGACAAAGTGCTGGTTACGAAGTTCACCATCAAAAACTG gTCTTTTTCGCCGAGGATGTGGGATCCAATAAAGGGGCCATTATCGGGCTTATGGTTGGAGGGGTTGTCATAGCGACCGTCATTGTCATCACCTTGGTGATGCTGAGGAAGAAACAGTATACTTCTATTCATCACGGTGTAATCGAG GTGGACGCAGCAGTGACACCAGAGGAACGTCATCTGGCCAAGATGCAGCAGAACGGTTATGAGAACCCCACCTACAAATTCTTCGAGCAGATGCAGAACTAA
- the LOC121907218 gene encoding amyloid-beta A4 protein-like isoform X2, with product MGEHTAFLLLLVATLTLSSEVPADDSVGLLTEPQVAMFCGKLNMHINVQSGKWESDPSGTKSCIGTKEGILQYCQEVYPELQITNVVEANQPVSIQNWCKKGRKQCRSHTHIVVPYRCLVGEFVSDALLVPDKCKFLHQERMDQCESHLHWHTVAKESCGDRSMNLHDYGMLLPCGIDRFRGVEFVCCPPEAERESDSVELDGEESDVWWGGAETEYTDNSMSRQADTEPATTEDDEDEDEEAETFERDENGDGDEDEEDEEDEEDEDDDVTSERDSDERSANIAMTTTTTTTTESVEEVVRAVCWAQAESGPCHAMLERWYFVPDKGSCAPFLFGGCGGNRNNFESEEYCLAVCSSSLPTMAPSPPDAVDRYLESPGDDNEHTDFQKAKESLEAKHREKMSEVMREWEEAERQAKNLPRADKKAVIQHFQEKVEALEQEAAGERQQLVETHMARVEALLNSRRRLALENYLSALQANPPRSRQVLSLLKKYVRAEQKDRQHTLKHYEHVRTVDPKKAAQIRPQVLTHLRVIDERMNQSLGLLYKVPSVANEIHNQVSVIMQRVQSELSQQVSSLQSDGRVDGRVSYGNDALMPDQAYSSAPMEPGLDGLGFIHPESFNQPNTENHVEPVDARPIPDRGLPTRPVSALKPEEMPEVRMDTEERQSAGYEVHHQKLVFFAEDVGSNKGAIIGLMVGGVVIATVIVITLVMLRKKQYTSIHHGVIEVDAAVTPEERHLAKMQQNGYENPTYKFFEQMQN from the exons GTGCCTGCTGATGACTCTGTGGGTTTGCTAACTGAGCCCCAGGTGGCCATGTTCTGTGGGAAGCTTAACATGCACATCAACGTGCAGAGTGGCAAATGGGAATCTGACCCCTCTGGCACCAAGAGCTGCATTGGCACCAAGGAGGGCATCCTGCAGTACTGCCAAGAG GTGTATCCAGAGTTGCAGATCACAAATGTCGTGGAGGCCAACCAGCCCGTCAGCATCCAGAACTGGTGCAAGAAAGGCCGCAAGCAATGCCGCAGTCACACACATATTGTGGTGCCATACCGCTGCCTGG TGGGGGAGTTTGTGAGTGATGCCCTGCTAGTTCCTGACAAGTGTAAGTTCCTGCACCAGGAGCGTATGGACCAGTGTGAGAGTCACCTGCACTGGCACACTGTAGCCAAAGAG TCCTGCGGAGACCGCTCCATGAATCTCCATGACTATGGGATGCTGTTACCATGTGGTATTGACCGTTTCCGCGGGGTGGAATTTGTCTGCTGTCCGCCGGAGGCGGAACGAGAGTCAGATAGTGTCGAGCTAGACGGGGAGGAGTCAGACGTCTGGTGGGGCGGAGCTGAGACTGAATACACCGATAACAG CATGTCGCGTCAGGCAGACACAGAGCCCGCCACCACTGAAGATGATGAAGACGAGGACGAAGAGGCAGAGACTTTTGAAAGGGATGAGAATGGAGATGGCGATGAAGacgaggaagacgaggaggacGAGGAAGACGAGGACGACGACGTGACCAGCGAACGGGATAGCGATGAGCGCAGCGCTAACATCGCCATgacaaccaccaccaccaccaccactgaaTCAGTTGAGGAAGTCGTTCGAG CGGTTTGTTGGGCACAAGCTGAGTCAGGCCCGTGTCATGCCATGCTGGAGCGCTGGTACTTCGTGCCTGACAAGGGCAGCTGTGCTCCCTTCTTGTTTGGGGGCTGTGGGGGCAACAGGAATAACTTTGAGTCGGAGGAGTACTGCCTAGCTGTCTGCAGCAGCTCGT TGCCCACCATGGCTCCCAGTCCTCCAGATGCAGTGGATCGGTACCTTGAATCTCCTGGGGATGACAATGAGCACACTGACTTCCAGAAGGCAAAGGAAAGCCTGGAGGCTAAGCACCGTGAAAAGATGTCGGAg GTGATGAGAGAGTGGGAGGAGGCTGAGAGACAGGCCAAGAACCTTCCTCGCGCTGACAAGAAAGCTGTCATCCAG CACTTCCAGGAGAAGGTGGAGGCTCTGGAGCAGGAGGCAGCAGGAGAGAGGCAGCAGCTGGTGGAGACCCACATGGCCCGGGTGGAAGCTCTGCTCAATAGCCGCCGACGCCTGGCTCTGGAAAATTACCTCAGTGCCCTGCAGGCCAACCCTCCacgg TCTCGTCAGGTGTTGAGCCTGCTGAAGAAGTACGTCCGCGCAGAACAGAAGGACAGGCAGCACACGCTGAAACATTATGAGCATGTCCGCACAGTTGATCCCAAGAAGGCCGCACAGATCCGACCTCAG GTTTTGACGCACCTACGTGTGATTGATGAGAGGATGAATCAGTCATTGGGTCTGCTCTACAAAGTGCCCAGTGTGGCTAATGAGATCCACAATCAAGTCt CGGTCATAATGCAGAGAGTTCAGTCTGAGCTGTCTCAGCAAGTCTCCTCCCTGCAGAGCGACGGGCGG GTGGACGGCAGGGTGAGTTACGGTAATGACGCTCTGATGCCTGATCAGGCCTACAGCTCTGCTCCTATGGAGCCCGGCCTTGACGGACTGGGCTTCATCCACCCTGAGAGCTTCAATCAGCCCAACACAGAGAACCACG TTGAACCTGTTGATGCTCGTCCAATTCCGGATAGAGGGCTCCCCACACGACCTG TTTCTGCCCTGAAGCCAGAGGAGATGCCAGAAGTGCGGATGGACACTGAGGAGAGACAAAGTGCTGGTTACGAAGTTCACCATCAAAAACTG gTCTTTTTCGCCGAGGATGTGGGATCCAATAAAGGGGCCATTATCGGGCTTATGGTTGGAGGGGTTGTCATAGCGACCGTCATTGTCATCACCTTGGTGATGCTGAGGAAGAAACAGTATACTTCTATTCATCACGGTGTAATCGAG GTGGACGCAGCAGTGACACCAGAGGAACGTCATCTGGCCAAGATGCAGCAGAACGGTTATGAGAACCCCACCTACAAATTCTTCGAGCAGATGCAGAACTAA
- the LOC121907218 gene encoding amyloid-beta A4 protein-like isoform X4, translating into MGEHTAFLLLLVATLTLSSEVPADDSVGLLTEPQVAMFCGKLNMHINVQSGKWESDPSGTKSCIGTKEGILQYCQEVYPELQITNVVEANQPVSIQNWCKKGRKQCRSHTHIVVPYRCLVGEFVSDALLVPDKCKFLHQERMDQCESHLHWHTVAKESCGDRSMNLHDYGMLLPCGIDRFRGVEFVCCPPEAERESDSVELDGEESDVWWGGAETEYTDNSMSRQADTEPATTEDDEDEDEEAETFERDENGDGDEDEEDEEDEEDEDDDVTSERDSDERSANIAMTTTTTTTTESVEEVVRVPTMAPSPPDAVDRYLESPGDDNEHTDFQKAKESLEAKHREKMSEVMREWEEAERQAKNLPRADKKAVIQHFQEKVEALEQEAAGERQQLVETHMARVEALLNSRRRLALENYLSALQANPPRSRQVLSLLKKYVRAEQKDRQHTLKHYEHVRTVDPKKAAQIRPQVLTHLRVIDERMNQSLGLLYKVPSVANEIHNQVSVIMQRVQSELSQQVSSLQSDGRVDGRVSYGNDALMPDQAYSSAPMEPGLDGLGFIHPESFNQPNTENHVEPVDARPIPDRGLPTRPVSALKPEEMPEVRMDTEERQSAGYEVHHQKLVFFAEDVGSNKGAIIGLMVGGVVIATVIVITLVMLRKKQYTSIHHGVIEVDAAVTPEERHLAKMQQNGYENPTYKFFEQMQN; encoded by the exons GTGCCTGCTGATGACTCTGTGGGTTTGCTAACTGAGCCCCAGGTGGCCATGTTCTGTGGGAAGCTTAACATGCACATCAACGTGCAGAGTGGCAAATGGGAATCTGACCCCTCTGGCACCAAGAGCTGCATTGGCACCAAGGAGGGCATCCTGCAGTACTGCCAAGAG GTGTATCCAGAGTTGCAGATCACAAATGTCGTGGAGGCCAACCAGCCCGTCAGCATCCAGAACTGGTGCAAGAAAGGCCGCAAGCAATGCCGCAGTCACACACATATTGTGGTGCCATACCGCTGCCTGG TGGGGGAGTTTGTGAGTGATGCCCTGCTAGTTCCTGACAAGTGTAAGTTCCTGCACCAGGAGCGTATGGACCAGTGTGAGAGTCACCTGCACTGGCACACTGTAGCCAAAGAG TCCTGCGGAGACCGCTCCATGAATCTCCATGACTATGGGATGCTGTTACCATGTGGTATTGACCGTTTCCGCGGGGTGGAATTTGTCTGCTGTCCGCCGGAGGCGGAACGAGAGTCAGATAGTGTCGAGCTAGACGGGGAGGAGTCAGACGTCTGGTGGGGCGGAGCTGAGACTGAATACACCGATAACAG CATGTCGCGTCAGGCAGACACAGAGCCCGCCACCACTGAAGATGATGAAGACGAGGACGAAGAGGCAGAGACTTTTGAAAGGGATGAGAATGGAGATGGCGATGAAGacgaggaagacgaggaggacGAGGAAGACGAGGACGACGACGTGACCAGCGAACGGGATAGCGATGAGCGCAGCGCTAACATCGCCATgacaaccaccaccaccaccaccactgaaTCAGTTGAGGAAGTCGTTCGAG TGCCCACCATGGCTCCCAGTCCTCCAGATGCAGTGGATCGGTACCTTGAATCTCCTGGGGATGACAATGAGCACACTGACTTCCAGAAGGCAAAGGAAAGCCTGGAGGCTAAGCACCGTGAAAAGATGTCGGAg GTGATGAGAGAGTGGGAGGAGGCTGAGAGACAGGCCAAGAACCTTCCTCGCGCTGACAAGAAAGCTGTCATCCAG CACTTCCAGGAGAAGGTGGAGGCTCTGGAGCAGGAGGCAGCAGGAGAGAGGCAGCAGCTGGTGGAGACCCACATGGCCCGGGTGGAAGCTCTGCTCAATAGCCGCCGACGCCTGGCTCTGGAAAATTACCTCAGTGCCCTGCAGGCCAACCCTCCacgg TCTCGTCAGGTGTTGAGCCTGCTGAAGAAGTACGTCCGCGCAGAACAGAAGGACAGGCAGCACACGCTGAAACATTATGAGCATGTCCGCACAGTTGATCCCAAGAAGGCCGCACAGATCCGACCTCAG GTTTTGACGCACCTACGTGTGATTGATGAGAGGATGAATCAGTCATTGGGTCTGCTCTACAAAGTGCCCAGTGTGGCTAATGAGATCCACAATCAAGTCt CGGTCATAATGCAGAGAGTTCAGTCTGAGCTGTCTCAGCAAGTCTCCTCCCTGCAGAGCGACGGGCGG GTGGACGGCAGGGTGAGTTACGGTAATGACGCTCTGATGCCTGATCAGGCCTACAGCTCTGCTCCTATGGAGCCCGGCCTTGACGGACTGGGCTTCATCCACCCTGAGAGCTTCAATCAGCCCAACACAGAGAACCACG TTGAACCTGTTGATGCTCGTCCAATTCCGGATAGAGGGCTCCCCACACGACCTG TTTCTGCCCTGAAGCCAGAGGAGATGCCAGAAGTGCGGATGGACACTGAGGAGAGACAAAGTGCTGGTTACGAAGTTCACCATCAAAAACTG gTCTTTTTCGCCGAGGATGTGGGATCCAATAAAGGGGCCATTATCGGGCTTATGGTTGGAGGGGTTGTCATAGCGACCGTCATTGTCATCACCTTGGTGATGCTGAGGAAGAAACAGTATACTTCTATTCATCACGGTGTAATCGAG GTGGACGCAGCAGTGACACCAGAGGAACGTCATCTGGCCAAGATGCAGCAGAACGGTTATGAGAACCCCACCTACAAATTCTTCGAGCAGATGCAGAACTAA